Proteins encoded together in one Jatrophihabitans sp. window:
- the asnB gene encoding asparagine synthase (glutamine-hydrolyzing), which translates to MCGITGWISFDRDLRSEEKILDAMTETMACRGPDDSGTLIDRHAAIGHRRLAVIDLVGGAQPMTVHTEQGDVTLTYSGEVYNYVELREELTRQGERFTTSSDTEVVLRAYMRWGPELADRLNGMFAFAIWDARDQKLVMIRDRMGVKPLFFHRTPDGVLFGSEQKAILANPLAKRTVDMDGLREVFAYAFTPGHATWADIHQVEPGTVVTVDAAGLRQRTYWRLESRPHTDDVDTTVGHVRELLGDIVRRQLVADVPRCLLLSGGLDSGALTTLAAAHLGDEPVPTFSVDFTGQAENFRPDELRDASDAPFIHDVVKHVGSDHTDIVLDPRAMADPDIRRAAVIARDAPIGAGDMDFSLYLLFKAIREKSTVALSGEAADELFGGYRHMHVPAIQQARAFPWIAVNVGPFDKDSTGVNPQLLSQLKLEEYRLDRYDSAVGEVQRLDSEDDFEYRMRIMVYLHLTRFMRYLLERKDRMSMALGLEVRVPFCDHRLMEYVYNAPWSMKTFDGREKSLLRGAVKEMLPESVAWRPKSPYPSIQDPYYNQQLQHQGKELLARGNHGVFELMDRGWLQTATAIEPASMDRLTRLGLERTLDLGLWLDIYRPEIQLP; encoded by the coding sequence ATGTGCGGAATCACTGGCTGGATCTCGTTCGACCGCGACCTTAGGTCCGAGGAGAAGATCCTGGATGCAATGACCGAGACCATGGCGTGTCGCGGCCCCGATGACAGCGGGACGTTGATCGATCGACACGCCGCCATCGGCCACCGGAGACTGGCCGTCATTGACCTGGTCGGCGGTGCGCAGCCGATGACTGTGCATACCGAGCAAGGCGATGTGACGCTCACCTACAGCGGCGAGGTCTACAACTATGTGGAACTCCGCGAGGAGCTGACCCGGCAGGGTGAGCGTTTCACGACCTCCAGCGACACCGAGGTGGTCCTGCGCGCGTACATGCGCTGGGGGCCGGAGCTGGCCGACCGGCTCAACGGCATGTTCGCGTTCGCCATCTGGGACGCGCGCGACCAGAAACTCGTGATGATCCGCGACCGGATGGGGGTCAAGCCGCTCTTCTTTCACCGGACGCCCGACGGCGTGCTCTTCGGCTCGGAGCAGAAGGCCATCCTTGCCAACCCGCTCGCCAAGCGCACGGTGGACATGGACGGACTGCGCGAGGTGTTCGCGTACGCCTTCACGCCGGGACACGCGACCTGGGCGGACATCCATCAGGTCGAGCCCGGCACGGTGGTCACAGTCGATGCCGCAGGCTTGCGCCAGCGCACCTACTGGCGGCTGGAGAGCCGGCCGCACACCGACGATGTGGACACCACAGTCGGACATGTCCGCGAGCTCCTGGGCGACATCGTGCGCAGGCAACTCGTCGCCGACGTGCCGCGCTGCCTGCTGCTGTCCGGCGGACTCGACTCCGGGGCGCTCACCACGCTGGCCGCGGCCCATCTCGGTGACGAGCCGGTGCCGACGTTCTCGGTCGACTTCACGGGCCAGGCTGAGAATTTCAGGCCGGACGAGCTGCGCGACGCTTCGGACGCGCCGTTCATCCACGATGTCGTCAAGCACGTCGGCTCAGATCACACCGACATCGTGCTCGATCCGAGGGCGATGGCGGACCCAGACATCCGCAGGGCCGCGGTCATCGCGCGGGACGCCCCGATCGGGGCTGGCGACATGGACTTCTCGCTGTACCTGCTCTTCAAGGCGATTCGCGAGAAGTCGACCGTCGCCCTATCCGGCGAGGCGGCGGACGAGCTGTTCGGCGGGTACCGGCACATGCACGTCCCCGCGATCCAGCAGGCACGCGCGTTCCCATGGATCGCTGTCAACGTGGGCCCGTTCGACAAGGACTCCACCGGGGTGAACCCGCAGCTGCTGTCGCAGCTGAAGCTTGAGGAGTACCGGTTGGACCGGTACGACAGCGCCGTCGGGGAGGTCCAGCGACTGGACTCCGAGGACGACTTCGAGTACCGCATGCGAATCATGGTCTACCTGCACCTCACTCGCTTCATGCGATACCTGCTCGAGCGCAAGGACCGGATGAGCATGGCGCTGGGGCTGGAGGTCCGAGTGCCGTTCTGCGATCACCGGCTCATGGAGTACGTCTACAACGCGCCTTGGTCGATGAAGACATTCGACGGCAGGGAGAAGAGCCTGCTTCGTGGGGCGGTCAAGGAGATGCTTCCGGAATCGGTTGCTTGGCGGCCCAAGAGCCCATATCCGTCGATTCAGGACCCCTACTACAACCAGCAGCTGCAGCACCAGGGCAAGGAACTGTTGGCGCGTGGAAACCACGGAGTATTCGAGCTGATGGACCGCGGCTGGCTACAGACCGCGACCGCAATCGAGCCCGCTTCGATGGACCGGCTGACGCGGTTGGGCCTGGAGCGGACCCTCGACCTCGGCTTGTGGCTGGATATCTACCGCCCAGAAATCCAGCTTCCGTAG
- a CDS encoding GMC family oxidoreductase N-terminal domain-containing protein — MTYDDIIVGAGSAGAVLAARLSEDPDRRVLLVEAGRHYATEARTPDDLLDANAMSLVKHSWGYTAQLTRDRRVMFPLGKVTGGSSAVGNTVVIRGTPQDYDEWAAAGNPLWSWEHVLPVFRSLEDDLDFGESDVHGSGGPVPVRRWRSNELTDVQQSFLDVCLDAGHPWVEDHNHPESTGVGPIPSNRRDARTRVSTTGSYLWPASTRKNLTILPHALIDRVVFEGDRATGVVLSVDGGPYSEIRARRVILSAGAIATPAILLRSGIGPAEDLRALGIPLRADLAGVGAGLTDQPRIGVFMTPKPGYENEGKSTGQIVTRTSDSRFNDQYFAMVNRFDLTLHFPELRKVAGAKAVFGVMVVLRRQHSRGRVTLAGVNPYSAPRIDLGYLSDERDYSLLADGVRGCWDLASSPKIFSKGEQLVGLDERVINDDEALRGYIERAVDSAYNPVGTARMGPAGDPSAVVDQHCAVYGVENLHVVDASIMPSMVCANTHLSVVMIGERAAALLRG; from the coding sequence GTGACCTATGACGACATCATCGTGGGAGCAGGCAGCGCTGGCGCCGTTCTTGCTGCCCGCCTGAGCGAAGATCCTGACCGGCGGGTGCTGCTGGTCGAGGCCGGGCGGCATTATGCGACCGAGGCGAGGACCCCGGACGACCTTCTCGACGCCAACGCGATGTCGCTTGTGAAGCACAGCTGGGGGTACACGGCCCAGCTCACCCGCGACCGCCGGGTGATGTTCCCGCTCGGGAAGGTGACCGGCGGCTCATCGGCCGTCGGCAACACGGTGGTGATCCGGGGAACGCCGCAGGACTACGACGAGTGGGCGGCTGCCGGAAACCCGCTGTGGTCCTGGGAACACGTGCTCCCGGTCTTCCGCTCGCTCGAGGACGATCTGGACTTCGGCGAAAGCGATGTTCACGGCAGCGGCGGCCCGGTGCCGGTGCGGCGCTGGCGCTCCAATGAGCTGACAGACGTTCAGCAGTCCTTCCTCGACGTCTGCCTCGACGCCGGCCACCCGTGGGTCGAGGACCACAATCATCCCGAGTCGACCGGCGTCGGGCCGATACCGTCGAACCGGCGCGATGCTCGAACCCGCGTCTCGACAACGGGGTCCTACCTCTGGCCGGCGAGTACCCGTAAGAACCTCACGATCCTGCCGCACGCCCTCATCGACCGGGTGGTGTTCGAGGGAGACCGCGCGACGGGTGTGGTCCTGTCCGTCGACGGCGGCCCCTACAGCGAGATCCGAGCACGGCGAGTGATCCTGTCGGCCGGAGCGATCGCCACGCCGGCGATCCTGCTCCGCTCGGGGATCGGGCCTGCGGAGGACCTGCGCGCGCTGGGCATTCCGTTGCGGGCGGACCTGGCCGGCGTAGGCGCGGGGTTGACCGACCAGCCGCGCATCGGCGTGTTCATGACCCCCAAGCCGGGATATGAGAACGAGGGCAAGTCGACCGGTCAGATCGTGACCCGTACGAGCGACAGCCGGTTCAACGACCAGTACTTCGCCATGGTCAACCGCTTCGATCTCACGCTCCATTTTCCCGAGCTGCGCAAAGTCGCCGGGGCAAAGGCGGTGTTCGGCGTCATGGTCGTGCTCCGCCGGCAGCATTCGCGCGGCCGGGTCACCCTCGCGGGGGTCAACCCGTACTCCGCTCCCCGCATCGATTTGGGATACCTGTCCGACGAGCGCGACTACAGCCTGCTCGCCGACGGCGTGCGGGGCTGCTGGGATCTGGCCAGCTCACCCAAAATCTTCAGCAAGGGCGAGCAGTTGGTCGGACTTGACGAGCGCGTCATCAACGATGACGAAGCACTTCGCGGCTATATCGAAAGGGCCGTCGACAGCGCCTACAACCCGGTTGGCACCGCGCGCATGGGGCCGGCCGGCGATCCATCGGCGGTCGTCGATCAGCACTGCGCGGTGTATGGCGTCGAGAACCTTCATGTCGTGGACGCCTCGATCATGCCGAGCATGGTGTGCGCCAACACGCATCTGAGCGTCGTCATGATCGGGGAACGGGCGGCCGCACTGCTTCGTGGCTAG
- a CDS encoding SAM-dependent methyltransferase: MPDNSSTASLEEAPVGVNAMIPNTARIMDYLLGGKANFASDRAVGDNAFVNWPGDPGGVEGVKVDLHAARDVLGRIVGYLAGECGIRQFLDLATGLPTMGNTHEAARAVAPGCRVVYADNEPSVAAHGQYLLDSDPDSVFLDADFRNPKDILERAAATLDFSQPVGLILFGVLHFVDDADGPEQIVADLLDAVPSGSYLALSHFAKDDGDTALNAMLAEMDKQTGDSVVRRTRSEVERFFDGMDIVPPGVVETQLWRPSQDAAGPAPLPMWCGLARKR; encoded by the coding sequence ATGCCAGATAATTCGTCCACAGCTAGTCTGGAAGAGGCGCCGGTCGGGGTGAACGCCATGATCCCCAACACCGCGCGGATCATGGACTACTTGCTCGGCGGGAAGGCGAACTTCGCATCCGACCGTGCCGTCGGCGACAACGCGTTCGTCAACTGGCCGGGCGACCCGGGCGGCGTCGAGGGAGTGAAGGTCGATCTCCACGCAGCCCGCGACGTCCTGGGGCGCATCGTCGGATACCTCGCGGGCGAGTGCGGGATTCGACAGTTCCTCGACCTCGCCACCGGTTTGCCCACCATGGGAAACACGCACGAGGCCGCGCGCGCGGTCGCGCCCGGCTGCCGAGTCGTTTACGCCGACAACGAGCCGTCGGTCGCGGCGCACGGGCAGTACCTGCTCGACTCCGACCCCGACTCCGTCTTCCTCGACGCGGACTTCCGCAACCCCAAAGACATCCTTGAAAGGGCGGCGGCGACGCTCGATTTCTCCCAGCCCGTAGGGCTCATCCTGTTCGGCGTGCTCCACTTCGTCGATGACGCCGACGGGCCCGAGCAGATCGTGGCCGACCTTCTCGACGCCGTCCCGTCCGGTAGCTACCTGGCCCTGTCCCACTTCGCCAAGGACGACGGGGACACGGCGCTGAACGCGATGCTCGCGGAGATGGACAAGCAGACGGGCGACTCCGTGGTCCGCCGCACCCGCTCTGAGGTCGAGCGGTTCTTCGACGGCATGGACATCGTGCCGCCCGGGGTGGTGGAGACGCAGCTATGGCGGCCGTCGCAGGACGCCGCAGGACCCGCGCCGTTGCCTATGTGGTGCGGCCTTGCCCGCAAGCGTTGA
- a CDS encoding GMC family oxidoreductase N-terminal domain-containing protein — MTVQYDDIIVGAGSAGAVLAARLSEDASRRVLLLEAGPDYLVPDQTPDDIRSGNAMSFHDHDWQFKADIHDGRRIRFPRGKVTGGSSAVGATVALRGMPGDYDEWAAAGNPAWSWKEVLPYFRRLENDLDFDDEYHSQDGPFPIRRWRQDELVPGQLAFVEACLEEGFPEVKDHNNPEATGVGPIPSSRRDPQNRVTTAMAYLNPTRDRPNLEIRAHTVVDRIVFEGSRAVGVTASVNGGSYETISARRVILAAGAVASPMILMRSGIGATENLRRLGIDCRADLPGVGANLVDHQRTGVFLSPRPGVCDPSDPFLQEILRTTAPGSDETNDLQYYMVNHFDLKHFPELQMLSGTTMILGVMVVSQRPRSSGTLALTSTDPLAPPQIELNFLNDGGRELDLLVEGVRTSWRLANHPGIRQLGQSFVVLREAVIDDDDMIRQYVKTSLDSAYHPVGTVRMGPSEDTSTVVDERCAVHGIESLFVCDASVMPNTVRANTNLTSIMIGERTADWLRQ; from the coding sequence ATGACCGTTCAATACGATGACATTATCGTCGGTGCCGGGTCCGCCGGCGCCGTGCTCGCCGCGCGACTGTCCGAGGATGCGTCGCGCCGGGTGCTTCTCCTGGAGGCCGGCCCGGACTATCTGGTCCCAGACCAGACACCCGACGACATCCGCAGTGGCAACGCAATGTCCTTTCACGACCATGACTGGCAATTCAAGGCCGACATCCACGACGGGCGCCGCATACGCTTCCCGCGCGGAAAGGTGACTGGCGGCTCGTCGGCTGTCGGCGCCACGGTGGCGTTGCGCGGTATGCCAGGGGACTACGACGAGTGGGCAGCGGCCGGAAACCCGGCGTGGTCCTGGAAGGAGGTGCTGCCGTACTTCCGTCGACTGGAGAACGACCTCGATTTCGACGACGAGTACCACAGCCAGGACGGCCCGTTCCCGATCCGCCGCTGGCGCCAGGACGAACTGGTGCCAGGGCAGCTCGCCTTTGTCGAGGCCTGCCTTGAGGAAGGCTTCCCCGAGGTCAAGGACCACAACAACCCCGAGGCGACGGGGGTCGGGCCGATCCCGTCGAGCCGGCGGGATCCCCAGAACCGAGTCACCACGGCGATGGCATACCTGAACCCGACGCGGGATCGCCCCAACCTCGAGATCAGGGCCCATACCGTTGTCGACCGGATCGTCTTCGAGGGGTCGCGCGCAGTTGGCGTTACGGCTTCAGTCAACGGGGGTTCCTACGAAACGATCAGCGCGCGGCGCGTGATCCTGGCAGCCGGCGCGGTGGCATCGCCGATGATCCTCATGCGGTCCGGAATCGGCGCGACCGAGAACCTCCGCCGGCTCGGCATCGACTGCCGCGCCGACCTTCCCGGCGTCGGCGCGAACCTCGTCGACCATCAGCGGACCGGCGTGTTCCTCTCGCCGCGTCCCGGCGTCTGCGACCCGTCGGACCCATTCCTGCAGGAGATCCTGCGCACCACCGCGCCCGGCTCGGACGAAACCAACGACCTGCAGTACTACATGGTGAACCATTTCGATCTGAAGCACTTCCCTGAACTTCAGATGCTCTCCGGAACGACGATGATTCTCGGTGTCATGGTCGTCTCCCAGCGCCCGCGCAGCTCCGGCACCCTCGCACTGACCTCCACGGACCCGCTGGCTCCACCGCAGATCGAGCTGAACTTCCTGAACGACGGCGGCCGGGAGCTCGACCTGCTCGTGGAAGGCGTGCGCACCTCATGGCGGCTGGCCAACCACCCGGGGATTCGCCAGCTGGGGCAAAGTTTTGTCGTCTTGCGCGAAGCGGTGATCGACGACGACGACATGATCCGGCAGTACGTCAAGACGAGCCTGGACAGCGCCTACCACCCGGTCGGCACGGTACGGATGGGTCCGTCGGAGGACACCTCGACCGTCGTTGACGAGCGGTGCGCGGTACACGGGATCGAGTCCCTCTTCGTCTGCGACGCCTCAGTGATGCCTAACACGGTTCGGGCGAACACCAACCTGACCTCGATCATGATCGGCGAGCGCACGGCTGACTGGCTTCGCCAGTAA
- a CDS encoding cytochrome P450, which yields MAWAAAEYGDAVRLPLGPKTLYFFNHPDHAKHVLADNADNYTKGLGMVHARRALGDGLLTSEGELWRKQRKIIQPVFQAKRIAGKLGAVSDEAERLTRRLRSQAGKGPVDMRAEMTAFTLGVLGRTLIDADLAEFDSLGESFEAVQNQAMFDAITMGKVPLWLPLPLQTRFRRARRDLQRIVDRLAAGSKAGAAGDDFVSRMIESMARETDQRLGRVHMRDELVTLLLAGHETTASTLSWAFHLLDEHPMVWERLHDEAVAVFGSGPLTTDSLHRLTYTTQVLNEVIRMYPPVWLLPRIARADDVIGGFPIAAGSDVLLSPYLLHRHPAFWTSPERFDPERFTPAASERRNRYSYIPFGAGPRFCIGNNLGMMEATVVLATVARDLRLTKVPGYKVSGEAMLTLRIRGGLPMTVHTAS from the coding sequence ATGGCGTGGGCCGCCGCCGAGTACGGTGACGCGGTCCGCCTGCCACTGGGTCCTAAGACGCTCTACTTCTTCAACCACCCCGACCACGCCAAGCATGTGCTGGCTGACAACGCCGACAATTACACCAAGGGCCTGGGGATGGTCCACGCCCGCCGCGCCCTCGGGGACGGCCTGCTCACCAGCGAAGGCGAGCTCTGGCGCAAGCAACGTAAGATCATCCAGCCGGTCTTCCAGGCGAAACGGATCGCCGGCAAGCTCGGCGCCGTCAGCGACGAGGCGGAGCGCCTTACCAGGCGGCTCCGTTCACAGGCCGGCAAGGGGCCCGTGGATATGCGCGCGGAGATGACCGCGTTCACCCTGGGCGTGCTCGGGCGAACGCTGATCGACGCCGACCTCGCCGAGTTCGATTCGCTCGGCGAATCGTTCGAGGCTGTCCAGAACCAGGCGATGTTCGACGCGATCACCATGGGCAAGGTGCCGCTCTGGCTTCCCCTACCCCTGCAGACGCGCTTTCGACGCGCCAGGCGCGACCTCCAACGAATCGTCGACAGGTTGGCCGCCGGTTCAAAGGCCGGGGCCGCCGGCGACGACTTCGTCTCGCGGATGATCGAGTCGATGGCCCGCGAGACCGACCAACGCCTGGGACGAGTCCATATGCGGGACGAGCTGGTCACGCTGTTACTCGCCGGGCACGAGACCACGGCGAGCACGCTGAGCTGGGCGTTCCATCTGCTCGACGAGCACCCGATGGTGTGGGAGCGGCTGCACGACGAGGCCGTGGCAGTGTTCGGAAGTGGTCCGCTGACCACCGACAGCTTGCACCGTCTCACGTACACGACCCAGGTTCTCAACGAGGTCATCCGCATGTATCCCCCGGTCTGGCTGCTGCCACGCATCGCCCGCGCGGACGACGTGATCGGCGGATTCCCGATCGCCGCTGGCAGCGACGTGCTGCTCAGCCCCTACTTGCTCCACCGGCACCCGGCGTTCTGGACGTCGCCCGAGCGCTTCGATCCCGAGCGGTTCACCCCTGCCGCGTCAGAGCGAAGGAACCGCTACTCCTACATCCCGTTCGGCGCGGGACCGCGGTTCTGCATCGGCAACAACCTCGGCATGATGGAAGCCACCGTCGTGCTCGCCACGGTCGCGCGCGACCTGCGCCTCACCAAGGTCCCCGGGTACAAGGTGTCCGGCGAAGCGATGCTGACCCTGCGGATCCGCGGCGGCCTGCCGATGACGGTCCACACCGCGTCGTGA
- a CDS encoding DUF1702 family protein: MANGWRALRRRILTPSTSEASLSVRGFHVKSPAARELLETVGETFLTGYAYAAEARVPAEAEERLEKLPRQFRGFAYEGAGMGFAVRDGLPFGGRNLSRFLEGKAEHHVYMVYVGVGWAMARLPRFRWAKASAAATDPVLRWLVLDGYGFHQAYFHTDRYVRQQYQEPSFPWPVGGPASYASRVIDQGIGRAIWFVGGTDPERATALIDAFDETRRADLYAGAGLAATYAGGVDEADLLDFKRRAGRYLPDVQQGSVFGAAARFQADLVTPHTELASDILCGVTPFQASDLADRTLAGDFGASETPAFELWRRRIVSGLAEFRAVP, encoded by the coding sequence GGCCAGCCTCTCGGTCCGCGGTTTCCACGTGAAGAGTCCCGCCGCGCGGGAGCTGCTAGAGACCGTCGGCGAGACCTTCCTGACCGGGTACGCATATGCCGCCGAGGCGCGCGTGCCGGCGGAGGCGGAAGAGCGCTTGGAGAAGTTGCCGAGGCAGTTCCGCGGTTTTGCCTACGAGGGTGCCGGCATGGGTTTCGCGGTCCGCGACGGCCTTCCGTTCGGGGGCCGCAACTTGAGCCGGTTCCTCGAGGGCAAGGCCGAGCATCACGTGTACATGGTCTACGTCGGCGTGGGCTGGGCGATGGCCCGACTGCCGCGATTCCGCTGGGCGAAGGCCTCCGCAGCCGCCACGGATCCGGTCCTGCGCTGGCTTGTCCTCGACGGGTACGGTTTCCACCAGGCCTATTTCCATACCGATCGGTATGTGCGCCAGCAGTATCAGGAGCCGAGCTTCCCGTGGCCGGTCGGCGGTCCGGCCTCGTACGCGAGCCGGGTGATCGACCAGGGCATCGGAAGGGCGATCTGGTTCGTCGGCGGCACCGACCCCGAGCGGGCGACCGCTCTGATCGACGCGTTCGACGAGACCCGCCGTGCCGATCTCTACGCCGGCGCCGGCTTGGCCGCGACGTATGCCGGCGGTGTGGACGAAGCGGACCTGTTGGATTTCAAGCGGCGCGCCGGCCGGTACCTACCGGATGTGCAGCAGGGTTCGGTGTTCGGGGCGGCCGCTCGATTCCAGGCGGATCTCGTGACGCCGCACACCGAGCTGGCCAGTGACATACTTTGCGGCGTCACTCCCTTCCAGGCATCCGACCTGGCCGACCGGACTCTTGCCGGGGACTTCGGCGCCTCCGAGACCCCGGCCTTCGAACTATGGCGTCGCCGCATCGTGTCGGGGCTTGCCGAGTTCCGGGCCGTTCCATGA